A DNA window from Candidatus Methylomirabilota bacterium contains the following coding sequences:
- a CDS encoding response regulator produces MSVPQFTILVVDDDPDVLDTVAELLEADGYAVLRALSGIEGLRLCKAQKPHLVLIDFTMPGMDGVTTVQRLKADPDTRGIPVVALSGAIGPDIHELMRAGGLGYIPKPIDPETFAGLVAQFLKATVSRRDHTRGTQ; encoded by the coding sequence ATGAGCGTGCCGCAATTCACGATTCTCGTCGTCGACGACGATCCGGACGTGCTCGATACGGTCGCGGAGCTGCTCGAAGCCGACGGTTATGCCGTCCTGCGGGCCCTCTCGGGGATCGAGGGGCTGAGGCTCTGCAAGGCGCAGAAGCCCCACCTCGTGCTCATCGACTTCACGATGCCGGGGATGGACGGGGTGACGACCGTGCAGAGGCTCAAGGCGGATCCCGACACCAGGGGGATCCCGGTGGTCGCCCTGAGTGGCGCCATCGGGCCGGACATCCACGAGCTGATGCGGGCCGGGGGCCTCGGCTACATTCCGAAACCCATCGACCCCGAGACCTTCGCCGGCCTGGTCGCTCAGTTCCTCAAAGCGACCGTGTCACGCCGGGACCACACCAGGGGAACGCAGTAG